In a genomic window of Larus michahellis chromosome 3, bLarMic1.1, whole genome shotgun sequence:
- the ACTR2 gene encoding actin-related protein 2 isoform X3 codes for MVGDEASELRSMLEVNYPMENGIVRNWDDMKHLWDYTFGPEKLNIDTKNCKILLTEPPMNPTKNREKIVEVMFETYQFSGVYVAIQAVLTLYAQGLLTGVVVDSGDGVTHICPVYEGFSLPHLTRRLDIAGRDITRYLIKLLLLRGYAFNHSADFETVRMIKEKLCYVGYNIEQEQKLALETTVLVESYTLPDGRIIKVGGERFEAPEALFQPHLINVEGVGVAELLFNTIQAADIDTRSEFYKHIVLSGGSTMYPGLPSRLERELKQLYLERVLKGDVEKLSKFKIRIEDPPRRKHMVFLGGAVLADIMKDKDNFWMTRQEYQEKGVRVLEKLGVTVR; via the exons ATGGTTGGCGATGAAGCAAGTGAATTACGATCAATGCTGGAAGTTAATTATCCAATGGAGAATGGCATAGTTCGGAACTGGGATGATATGAAGCACCTCTGGGATTACACGTTTGGACCAGAAAAACTTAATATTGACacaaaaaattgtaaaatactACTCACAGAACCTCCCATGAATCCAACTAAAAATAGGGAGAAGATTGTGGAG GTTATGTTTGAGACATACCAGTTTTCTGGGGTGTATGTAGCCATTCAGGCTGTTCTTACTTTGTATGCTCAAG GTTTGTTGACTGGTGTTGTTGTGGACTCTGGAGATGGTGTAACTCATATTTGCCCAGTTTATGAAGGTTTCTCTCTCCCTCATCTCACCAGACGGTTAGATATCGCTGGGAGGGATATCACTAGGTACCTCATTAAG CTCCTCTTACTGCGAGGGTATGCTTTCAACCATTCTGCTGATTTTGAGACGGTTCGCATGATCAAGGAAAAACTATGTTACGTTGGATACAACATTGAACAGGAGCAGAAACTGGCACTAGAGACCACAGTACTAGTTGAATCCTACACG CTCCCAGATGGCAGGATTATCAAAGTCGGTGGAGAACGGTTTGAAGCACCGGAGGCTCTCTTCCAGCCTCACTTAATCAATGTAGAGGGGGTCGGTGTGGCTGAATTGCTGTTTAACACCATCCAGGCTGCTGACATTGATACCAG gTCTGAATTCTACAAGCACATCGTGCTGTCTGGAGGGTCCACCATGTACCCCGGGCTGCCTTCGCGACTGGAGCGGGAACTTAAACAGCTCTACCTGGAACGAGTTCTGAAAGGAGACGTGGAAAAACTCTCG aaattTAAGATCCGAATTGAAGATCCACCTCGTCGAAAGCACATGGTGTTTTTGGGTGGCGCAGTTCTAGCAGACATCATGAAAGACAAAGACAACTTCTGGATGACCCGACAAGAATACCAAGAAAAGGGAGTGCGTGTGCTGGAGAAGCTTGGTGTGACTGTTCGATAA